From the genome of Spinacia oleracea cultivar Varoflay chromosome 2, BTI_SOV_V1, whole genome shotgun sequence, one region includes:
- the LOC110790083 gene encoding late embryogenesis abundant protein Lea14-A-like produces the protein MSGLIDKAKMFVAEKIADMPKPEASIEDVDLKGVNREGVTYNAKLGIMNPYSQSIPICEISYVLRCDGREIVSGNIADPGSIRGKETTMVEVPMKVPHNIIVSLVRDIFRDWDIDYELQIGLIIDLPIIGNFTIPLSSKGEIKLPSIKDFFGGGGDDEDKKE, from the exons ATGTCGGGATTAATAGATAAAGCAAAGATGTTCGTAGCAGAGAAGATCGCAGATATGCCAAAGCCAGAAGCAAGCATAGAAGATGTGGATCTTAAAGGTGTTAACAGAGAAGGTGTTACTTACAACGCTAAGCTTGgtattatgaatccttattcTCAATCCATTCCCATTTGTGAGATCTCCTACGTTCTTAGATGTGATGGCAG GGAGATAGTATCCGGGAACATCGCAGACCCAGGATCAATTAGAGGAAAGGAGACGACAATGGTGGAAGTGCCAATGAAGGTGCCACATAACATAATAGTGAGTTTGGTTCGGGATATTTTCAGGGATTGGGACATTGATTATGAGCTACAAATAGGTCTCATTATCGACCTCCCTATCATTGGAAACTTTACCATTCCTCTTTCTTCTAAGGGAGAGATCAAGCTTCCCTCCATTAAAGACTTTTTTGGCGGAGGAGGAGACGACGAGGACAAGAAGGAATGA
- the LOC110788708 gene encoding uncharacterized protein: protein MVEEQARPLATPITDQKPIRPTKTRCCTTRFLVCSLTTIILLIITIIILVLTVFKVKDPIMTLNKISLNLKTNKANGQVLQLGSNISMIADVSVENPNQATFRFSNTTSSIYYKGIMVGEAHGPSGQARPRHTMRMNVTVDIITERIIMAPNLSSDIGSGLFSMDTYTRVPGRVKLLLIIKKNVVVEMNCTVNFNITSQEIQDQSCKRHVDLNL from the coding sequence ATGGTGGAAGAGCAAGCCCGCCCACTAGCGACTCCGATCACCGATCAAAAACCGATCCGACCCACCAAAACAAGGTGTTGCACGACCCGTTTTTTAGTATGCTCTCTAACCACAATAATCTTGTTGATCATAACCATTATAATCCTTGTTTTAACAGTGTTCAAGGTCAAGGATCCAATCATGACACTCAACAAAATCTCCCTCAACCTTAAAACTAACAAAGCAAACGGTCAAGTTCTCCAGCTCGGATCCAATATCTCAATGATCGCTGATGTGTCGGTCGAGAACCCGAACCAGGCTACCTTCAGGTTCAGTAACACCACCTCAAGCATTTACTACAAGGGGATCATGGTAGGAGAGGCCCATGGACCTTCGGGTCAGGCCCGGCCCAGGCATACCATGAGGATGAATGTAACAGTGGATATTATTACAGAAAGGATTATCATGGCTCCGAACCTAAGTAGTGATATAGGGTCGGGCCTGTTTAGTATGGATACCTACACCAGAGTTCCTGGAAGAGTGAAACTATTGCTGATtatcaagaaaaatgttgttgtgGAGATGAATTGTACAGTTAATTTTAATATTACTAGCCAAGAAATTCAAGATCAAAGTTGCAAGAGGCACGTTGACTTGAATCTTTAG
- the LOC130467148 gene encoding transcription and mRNA export factor ENY2-like has product MESGEKERLMDLLRERLIECGWKDEMKAVCRTFIMKKGRNNVTVDDLIRLITPKGRASIPDPVKAELLQRIWAFLNATTL; this is encoded by the exons ATGGAAAGTGGAGAAAAGGAGAGATTGATGGATCTTTTGAGAGAAAGGCTGATTGAATGTGGATGGAAGGATGAAATGAAAGCTGTTTGCAG GACATTTATAATGAAGAAAGGGAGGAACAATGTAACTGTAGATGATCTTATTCGTTTAATTACTCCAAAAGGAAGAG CATCTATTCCTGATCCCGTGAAAGCTGAGCTGTTGCAGCGAATTTGGGCATTTCTAAATGCTACTACACTTTGA